CAACGACACGCTGTGGGTTCGTTCCAGCACCTCATAGTCTTGCCGCTGATCGGTACGCCAGAGGAACATGTCGCCCTCGCAGAATGGCGTGTCCCACTGCTGCAGCTGCACTCGGCCGCTCAGGTTCAGCTGCAGCCCCAGGCAGAACTCATCGTCGAATGGCGAATGTCCAGGAGGAGACTGGTCGGCACAAGGACCGGTCACGGTGCATACCAAGGAGGCTCCGGCGAGTTCGTGTCGCCGCAACTTCGCCTGGAATGCAGCAGGCTTCGCCGGGGAGGAAAGACTCCAGCGCTGGAAGGAGTCCTTGAGGATCGCTTCCGTCGCATCTATCCTGCCCTCGATGGGCGCATGGTCGATGGACCATTCCATGGGTGACTGTTGCAGCACTTGTCGTCTCCTGAATCTGCCCCCGGACGCCGCAGCCCATCGGGACCGGAGCGTCGACACCGTGGCGTGCTTTCGTGCGGCGCTCAGGGTGCCCAAGGCATACAGGAAATCGTAGGCAGCGGTGCTTGGCGCGGCAATGACGGATGGTCTCGATCAACTGACAAGGCACCTCTTTCGACGGATGGGGGAGCGAGGCAACCCCGCAACCGAGCGGCCCTGCGCTAACCTCCCGGCATCGACGGCGAACTGAAGATGCAAGGAGACGATGATGGATCTGGGTGCAATGCTGGCAGGCAAGCGGGTGCTGGTCACGGGGGCCTCGTCGGGCTTGGGCGAGAACTTCGCTCGGCTGGCTGCTGGTTGCAAGGCCAAGGTAGTGATTGGGGCGCGGCGCAAGGCGCGGCTCGACAAGCTCGCCCAGGAGCTCGAAAAGCTCGGTTCGCCTCAGGTCACGGTGCTGGAAATGGATGTGGCTTCCGAGCAGTCCATCGACGACGCCTTCGCCGAGATAGACGCCTCGGGCACCATCCTCGACGTGGTGGTTAACAACGCCGGGGCTTCCAACGACGCCTTGTCGCTCACGCTGCCTGCGTCCGACTTCGACTCGCTGATGAAGACCAACGTGCGCGGCGTGTGGCTGGTGGCCGCGCGTGCCGCGCAGCGCTGGGTGGATGCGGGGCGGGGAGGCTCAATCATCAACATCGCATCGATCCTGGGCGAGCGCGTGATGCCGGGTTCCATGCTGTATGCCACGTCCAAGGCTGCAGTCGTGCACATGACCAAGAGCCTGGCGCTCGAATGGTCACGCCACGGCATTCGCGTCAATGCCATCGAGCCGGGCTACATCGGCACCGAGATGACCGATGCCATGTGGGAGACCGACTATGGCAAGGCGCTTATCAAGCGCATCCCGATGCGCCGTCTGGGTAAGCCGGAGGACCTCAACGGTCTGTTCTTGCTGTTCGCGACCGAGGCTGGGTCGTGGATGACCGGCGCCTGCGTGCCAGTGGATGGCGGGCATCTGTGCTCGTCGCTTTGAGTGCGACCGCGTCGAAGCAGCGCTACGTCTTTTGGGTACGCGAACGATAGGCGCCTGGCGTGCTGCCGGTCCATGACTTGAAGGCCCGCTGGAAGGCGGTGCCGTCGGCGAACCCCAACTCGGCGGCGATGGCGCTCAGCGCGGCATCGGTGCTGGTCAACCGAACGATCGCCATGTCGCGCCGTAACTCGTCCTTCAGCACTTGAAAGGACTTGCCCTCCACGGCCAGATGCCGCTGCAGTGCGCTGACCGACATGTGCAAGCGCTGCGCGGCGACAGTCAGATCGGGCCACTCCGGGCACGCTTGCTGCAATAGCGCGCGCACCCGCGCGCTGGCTGTCCGCTCGATTAGGCGCGGGCCGATCAGGTTGCCCGGTGTGGCACGCAAAAAGGTCTGGAGCGCGGCGGTGTCACGGCGCATCGGCTGCGTGAATGCGGATGCCTCGAACCAGACCGCCGACCGCGCCTGCCCGAACCGCAACGTGCCCGAGAAGATTTGGGCATAGTCTGCGGCACGCGGCGGTGGCTCGAAGGCAAAATCGAACCCTCTGGGCACCAGCCGGCCGCCGTGCAGCCATACCAGCAGACGCCAGAAGACGCGCAACAGCAGCCCGTGCAGGAAGTCTGAATGTTTGCCCGGGGCGCGGCGCACGTCCAGAGCAGCACCCTTGAGCAAGCCATCAGAGACGGGCACGAGCGCCACGTCGTCCTGCAGCAGGGCGAAGGATGCACTCACGCGCTGCAAGGCGGCTGCCAGCGTCCTGGCCCCGAGCGTAGAGCGAGCCATCAGCGCAAAGCTGCCGCAGCGCAACGGCCGACCGTGTAGATAGCCTAGGCATTCGTCGTCCAAGCTGTTCTTCACGGCACTGAAGAGTGCGATGTATTGCTCTATGGTCACACGCGACTGCTCCAGATGCAGAAGCGACTCGGCGATGCGGGCCTGCGCCAGAACGCCATCCAGCCAGGACTCGGTGGCCAGTCCTTTGCTGCGCGCGCCGTCGAGCAGGCCATGCACGGCAAAAACAGGAACAGTGACGACGGGTTTCAACATGGTCAAATGGAACAACGATAGCTGGCGCTGAATCCGAAATTACACTAAGAAAACGGCCCGCAAACCGATGGAACGTCGCTATGCCCACGATCATCTTGCGCTGGTGCCCACGCCGATCGGCGCTGTGCATGTCGCGGGCAACTGCGCGACGGTCAATATGACAAATGGCGAACCAACGCCTATGTCGCGTAGCAGATGCTCGCACTATCAACGCTATGGCATCCCCTGCACACGCACGGGATAGCGCACGAAGGCAGGCTCTTTCCCTTCATATCCATTCCCAAAAAGTCCGCGTTGCTGGCAGTGCTGGCTGGACGCAAGCGCGCTGGGTGGCACGACGGGTGCTACAGGCACGTCGGCGCCATGCAAGCGTGCGAGCAAGACCGTGGATTCCTGCGTGGTGATGCGTTGCGCAATGGCGGCATTGATTTGCGCAGCCCGGCGCGTGCGCGCTGCATGGCTTGCATAGTCCGGGCCGCGCAAATCTTCCAAGCCCAGCACCTCCACGAGCCGCGCCCAGAAGTGGTCTTCGAGCGCGCCCAGCGAGATCAGTACGCCATCGGCGGTTTCAAAGACGCCATAAGCAGGCTTGGCCAGGATGTCCTCACGCTGCTCGCGCACCGATGACAGCCCTGCCTCGTGGAAGTGGCCCAGGCGCGGATTCATCCAGTGCGCGGCACAGTCGGTGAGAGAGACGTCCAGATATTGGCCCTGGCCCGTGCGCTG
This genomic interval from Burkholderiaceae bacterium contains the following:
- a CDS encoding Oxidoreductase, short-chain dehydrogenase/reductase family codes for the protein MDLGAMLAGKRVLVTGASSGLGENFARLAAGCKAKVVIGARRKARLDKLAQELEKLGSPQVTVLEMDVASEQSIDDAFAEIDASGTILDVVVNNAGASNDALSLTLPASDFDSLMKTNVRGVWLVAARAAQRWVDAGRGGSIINIASILGERVMPGSMLYATSKAAVVHMTKSLALEWSRHGIRVNAIEPGYIGTEMTDAMWETDYGKALIKRIPMRRLGKPEDLNGLFLLFATEAGSWMTGACVPVDGGHLCSSL
- a CDS encoding Transcriptional regulator, AraC family, whose translation is MLKPVVTVPVFAVHGLLDGARSKGLATESWLDGVLAQARIAESLLHLEQSRVTIEQYIALFSAVKNSLDDECLGYLHGRPLRCGSFALMARSTLGARTLAAALQRVSASFALLQDDVALVPVSDGLLKGAALDVRRAPGKHSDFLHGLLLRVFWRLLVWLHGGRLVPRGFDFAFEPPPRAADYAQIFSGTLRFGQARSAVWFEASAFTQPMRRDTAALQTFLRATPGNLIGPRLIERTASARVRALLQQACPEWPDLTVAAQRLHMSVSALQRHLAVEGKSFQVLKDELRRDMAIVRLTSTDAALSAIAAELGFADGTAFQRAFKSWTGSTPGAYRSRTQKT